A single window of Leishmania infantum JPCM5 genome chromosome 35 DNA harbors:
- a CDS encoding putative ribonuclease — protein sequence MEITNSNAVALLPYVGTLLRDCSFFAVDLEFSGIDHDGAEADAETPEQALHSLTRKPSDLYPAKLQAIKPYSMVQIGISVFTELVPGDAEGATSASGAASLTAPSSAAAHLRKEVAEFLAADVANRTTYAETTTVVERMLTSANGAAAGFTSAFKYITEQMVAVAQSLEVVARASDIRATAEPAPPIQSLPGLRYHYRFLEALSRAVASYRREITATGAPAFEAPVARYKVHTFSALTFPAATDSAADVTLNIDTAEFLVKNDMDLTRWVKEGLRFAPIKVAAAQLAKEAEAKLQQMNLLAQPHTVLPGYKECIGRKLDELLPLSPGELQLVRFVIALPDAGSGDMAAARVKQFYVGALRPLISFARGNVPESALPESIYTRDKLFKDEMDALAAIGMTKMSRKFMRAAISSSWGSRCGSSLVSHSYGSALLETLLYATEVQRKPIVFYNGYTDVMFLLLALYGPQNMPPDLPSFKSLVRRHFPSLFDTRILSCAGPLQGLGNFTGKLSSVVDEMSKVSSIGPHVSFIFDPLVSGGRDATQHLLAHNAAFDALLTGKLFAFAKCGLENANVSVKVYENFLATYTTLMSINLQGSVDSVLQEATANVYYLTNKSGLRADTIREALAGCGITAVVMYRGSGYTIQPVGAACQMPDLMQVMREALCARARSQIELYHIAL from the coding sequence ATGGAGATTACCAACAGTaacgcggtggcgctgttgCCCTACGTTGGCACACTTTTGCGCGACTGCTCCTTCTTTGCGGTGGACCTGGAGTTTTCCGGCATCGACCATGACGGCGCCGAAGCTGACGCGGAAACTCCGGAGCAAGCTCTCCACTCCCTCACGCGAAAGCCATCTGACCTATATCCGGCAAAGTTGCAGGCTATTAAGCCGTACAGCATGGTGCAGATCGGCATCTCCGTCTTCACGGAGCTGGTTCCCGGTGACGCCGAAGGGGCCACGAGCGCGAGCGGAGCAGCGTCTTTGACGGCACcctcttcggcggcggctcacCTGCggaaggaggtggcggagtTCTTGGCGGCGGACGTCGCAAATCGCACCACCTATGCGGAAACCACGACCGTGGTGGAGAGAATGCTGACGAGCGCGAacggcgcggccgcgggCTTCACCTCGGCGTTCAAGTACATAACTGAGCAAATGGTCGCTGTTGCGCAGTCGCTGGAGGTCGTTGCAAGGGCCAGCGACATTCGTGCCACGGCGGAGCCGGCACCGCCAATTCAGTCGCTCCCTGGCCTGCGGTACCATTACCGCTTCTTAGAGGCTCTCAGTCGTGCTGTTGCCAGCTATCGAAGAGAAatcaccgccaccggtgcgccggcgttcgaggcgccggtggcgcgctACAAGGTGCACACGTTCTCTGCGCTGACGTTCCCGGCTGCAACCGACTCTGCGGCGGACGTCACGCTCAACATCGACACCGCCGAGTTCCTCGTCAAGAACGACATGGACCTCACGCGTTGGGTGAAAGAAGGGCTGCGCTTTGCGCCGATAaaggtggcggccgcccaACTCGCCAAGGAAGCGGAGGCGAAGTTGCAGCAGATGAACCTGCTGGCACAGCCGCACACCGTGCTGCCAGGGTACAAGGAATGCATCGGCAGGAAACTAGACGAGTtgcttcccctctctccaggCGAGCTGCAGCTAGTAAGGTTTGTCATCGCTCTCCCGGATGCGGGGTCCGGTGATATGGCGGCAGCCAGGGTGAAGCAGTTCTACGTCGGAGCACTTCGTCCCCTTATCTCCTTCGCGCGTGGCAATGTTCCAGAGTCGGCGCTGCCAGAGTCTATCTACACGAGAGACAAGCTCTTCAAGGACGAGAtggacgcgctggcggcaaTCGGGATGACGAAGATGAGCCGCAAATTTATGAGGGCCGCCATCTCCAGCAGCTGGGGCAGCAGGTGCGGCTCCAGTCTCGTCTCTCATAGTTACGGCAGTGCCCTCTTGGAGACTCTCTTATATGCGACCGAAGTGCAACGGAAGCCCATCGTCTTCTACAACGGTTACACGGATGTGATGTTTCTGCTGCTCGCCCTTTACGGGCCGCAGAACATGCCACCGGACCTGCCGTCCTTTAAGTCGCTGGTGCGCCGGCACTTCCCGTCACTTTTCGACACGCGCATCCTCAGCTGCGCTGGACCGCTTCAGGGCTTGGGGAACTTCACGGGGAAGCTCTCGAGCGTGGTTGATGAGATGAGCAAAGTGAGCTCTATCGGGCCACACGTGTCGTTTATCTTTGACCCGCTCGTCTCTGGTGGCCGTGACGCCACGCAGCACTTGCTGGCCCACAACGCGGCCTTCGATGCCTTGCTCACTGGCAAGCTCTTTGCGTTTGCCAAGTGCGGACTCGAAAATGCCAACGTCAGCGTCAAAGTGTATGAGAACTTCTTGGCCACCTATACCACGCTGATGTCGATCAACCTGCAAGGCAGCGTGGACAGCGTGCTGCAGGAAGCGACTGCAAACGTGTACTACCTCACGAACAAGTCAGGGCTGCGGGCGGATACGATACGTGAGGCGCTCGCGGGGTGTGGTATCACAGCCGTGGTGATGTACCGAGGAAGCGGCTATACCATTCAACCAGTAGGTGCTGCGTGCCAGATGCCGGACCTGATGCAGGTGATGAGAGAGGCGCTGTGCGCTAGGGCTCGCTCGCAGATCGAACTGTATCACATCGCGCTGTGA
- a CDS encoding metallo-peptidase, Clan MG, Family M24 has translation MSAHDKSLAYPFPISMKMYREQRERLGASLQQAFPEGGHAAVLQAASEVPVNSTDCNYLFVQESYFHYLFGAEIPDAYGAVLAGGKSFFFIPRLPADFATWMGPLPTPQGVKAQLEVEEVHYVDEMEQVLMSSGVHTAEVLKGTNTDSGLEVLQAKLPEGTALATSTDYLYRVLSSQRCYKTALEADVLKYVCKVSSAAHVKVMQIAKPGMSQHHLESTFLHDVYYNGGCRRVSYTCICATGSHGATLHYPDNNCVIEDGTMALLDMGGNYRGYAADITCSFPVNGKFTEAQKTIYNAVLDAHDRVMRAMKPGVKWMDMHLLAIRTICMHLIAAGILKGDIETLMTKEIMQYFQPHGLGHLIGIDVHDVGGYMEGCPERPTKKDCCRLRTARTIEEGLYMTIEPGCYFNTALLEMAKANPDVREHLNMEKLEGYENFGGVRIESDVLVTKDGVVNYTLVPRTVEEIERTMAGAPFTKEVEVYHN, from the coding sequence ATGTCTGCACACGATAAGAGCTTGGCGTACCCTTTCCCCATCTCGATGAAGATGTATCGAGAGCAGCGTGAGCGGCTGGGTGCGTCGCTCCAGCAGGCGTTCCCGGAGGGTGGCcacgcagcggtgctgcaggccgCCTCTGAGGTGCCCGTGAACTCGACGGACTGTAACTACCTCTTCGTGCAGGAGAGCTACTTCCACTACCTCTTCGGCGCGGAGATCCCGGACGCGTACGGTGCTGTGCTCGCGGGCGGCAAGAGCTTCTTCTTCAttccgcggctgccggcggaTTTCGCGACGTGGATGGGCCCGCTGCCGACACCGCAGGGCGtgaaggcgcagctggaggtgGAAGAGGTGCACTACGTGGACGAGATGGAGCAGGTGCTGATGAGCAGTGGGGTACACACCGCCGAGGTGCTGAAGGGCACGAACACGGACAGCGGTctcgaggtgctgcaggcgaagcTGCCGGAGGGGACCGCGCTGGCAACGTCCACCGACTACCTTTACCGCGTGCTGAGTTCGCAGCGCTGCTACAAGACGGCCCTTGAGGCTGATGTGCTGAAGTATGTGTGCAAGGTGTCAAGCGCCGCGCACGTCAAAGTGATGCAGATCGCGAAGCCCGGCATGTCGCAGCACCATCTCGAGTCTACATTCCTCCACGACGTGTACTACAatggcggctgccgccgtgtgAGCTACACTTGCATCTGCGCCACGGGCTCCCACGGTGCTACCCTGCATTACCCGGACAACAACTGCGTGATCGAGGACGGcacgatggcgctgctggacatGGGCGGCAACTACCGCGGCTACGCGGCCGACATCACCTGCAGCTTCCCTGTGAACGGCAAGTTCACCGAGGCGCAGAAGACCATTTACAACGCGGTGCTCGACGCGCACGACAGGGTGATGCGCGCGATGAAGCCGGGTGTTAAGTGGATGGACATGCACCTGCTCGCCATCCGCACGATCTGCATGCACCTGATCGCGGCGGGCATCCTCAAGGGCGACATCGAAACGCTCATGACGAAGGAGATCATGCAGTACTTCCAACCACACGGCCTCGGCCACCTTATCGGCATCGACGTGCACGACGTTGGCGGCTACATGGAGGGTTGCCCTGAGCGGCCGACGAAGAAGGACTGCTGCCGTCTGCGCACTGCGCGCACGATCGAGGAGGGGCTTTACATGACCATCGAGCCTGGCTGCTACTTTAACACGGCACTTCTGGAGATGGCGAAGGCGAACCCGGATGTGCGGGAGCACCTGAACATGGAAAAGCTCGAGGGGTACGAGAATTTCGGTGGCGTGCGCATCGAGAGTGACGTCTTGGTCACGAAGGACGGCGTGGTGAACTACACTCTAGTGCCACGAACGGTGGAAGAGATCGAGAGAACGATGGCGGGTGCGCCCTTCacgaaggaggtggaggtgtACCACAACTGA